A genomic segment from Zerene cesonia ecotype Mississippi chromosome 5, Zerene_cesonia_1.1, whole genome shotgun sequence encodes:
- the LOC119839931 gene encoding NADH dehydrogenase [ubiquinone] 1 beta subcomplex subunit 5, mitochondrial — translation MVSWSALGRSFGINLIKNNAKAPVVVQNVNFSIGKSLSAGHGPKTMAMQPSRWQWHKFKDMLHYYFMIGLIPVGAIIFYTNVFIGPAQLTPIPNDYNPKHWEYHRHPITRFIARYIHNSPQQEYEKFMHYIDEEAQKMKLRQLEKDVMKKMAERQDYQAYYYRPMVNKYLRINKQTGDELAERLGQNYKD, via the exons ATGGTGTCCTGGAGCGCATTGGGCCGATCTTTcggtattaatttaataaaaaataatgcaaaagcACCAGTTGTAGTTCAAAATGTAAACTTTTCTATTGGTAAAAGCCTTAGCGCTGGCCATGGCCCCAAAACCATGGCGATGCAGCCATCGAG gtGGCAATGGCACAAATTCAAGGACATGCTGCATTATTACTTTATGATTGGACTTATACCAGTCGGTGCCATTATCTTCTATACCAATGTCTTCATCGGCCCAGCTCAGTTGACACCAATACCGAATGATTATAATCCCAAGCACTGGGAGTACCACCGCCACCCAATCACGAGATTCATTGCTCGGTACATCCACAATAGTCCCCAACAG GAGTACGAAAAGTTCATGCATTACATCGATGAAGAAGCTCAGAAAATGAAGTTGCGCCAACTTGAAAAGGATGTTATGAAGAAAATGGCGGAGAGGCAAGATTACCAAGCATACTACTATAGACCTATGGTCAATAAGTACCTACGtatcaacaaacaaactggTGATGAATTAGCTGAGCGTCTTGGTCAGAACTACAAGGATtag